A stretch of Leisingera sp. S132 DNA encodes these proteins:
- a CDS encoding aspartate aminotransferase family protein: MPARSQNLINRRARLLGPNVSTFYEEPLHIVKGEGVWLWDADGRKYLDCYNNVPHVGHCNPRVVEAICRQAATLNTHTRYLHDGILDYAEKLTATMDASLDTAILTCTGSEANDIALRMAEAMTGKRGIVATDATYHGNTALVSQLSCSNPPTVGFGLEQFFRFAEAPDSYRNPDPDGTRFAAAVAEQIAAHEEAGTGFAALVVCPFFLNEGFPNHPDGWLKPAAEVVRKAGGLLVCDEVQSGFGRTGTHMWAHQKMGVVPDVLTLGKPMANGHPVGGVVTRSEILNTFRSGYRYFNTFGGNPVSCAAAMAVLEEIEDKNLLAHAEAVGAHARARLKALQEKYEVIGDVRGSGMVFGAEMVLDRSTKEPAAAFTDRVINAMRHRGIIHSKLGRHRNTLKIRPPMPFSKENADLLFNTLDEVLAETPVQP; this comes from the coding sequence ATGCCCGCCAGGTCCCAGAACCTCATCAACCGGCGCGCCCGGCTCCTTGGGCCGAATGTCTCCACCTTCTATGAAGAACCGCTGCATATCGTGAAGGGAGAAGGCGTTTGGCTGTGGGACGCGGACGGGCGAAAGTATCTGGACTGCTACAACAACGTGCCGCATGTCGGCCACTGCAACCCGCGTGTGGTCGAGGCGATCTGCCGGCAGGCAGCCACGCTCAACACCCACACACGCTATCTGCACGACGGCATTCTGGATTATGCGGAGAAGCTGACTGCGACCATGGATGCCTCACTCGACACGGCCATTCTGACCTGCACCGGATCAGAGGCCAATGACATCGCCCTGCGCATGGCGGAAGCAATGACCGGCAAGCGTGGCATCGTGGCCACCGACGCGACCTATCACGGCAACACCGCGCTGGTCAGCCAGCTCAGCTGCTCCAATCCTCCAACCGTCGGCTTCGGGCTGGAACAGTTTTTCCGCTTTGCCGAAGCCCCTGACAGCTACCGCAACCCGGACCCTGACGGCACCAGATTTGCCGCCGCCGTAGCGGAGCAGATCGCCGCGCATGAAGAGGCCGGCACCGGCTTCGCCGCGCTGGTTGTCTGCCCGTTCTTCCTGAACGAGGGCTTCCCGAACCACCCCGACGGCTGGCTGAAGCCCGCGGCAGAGGTGGTGCGCAAGGCCGGCGGCCTTCTGGTCTGCGACGAGGTGCAGTCCGGCTTTGGCCGCACCGGAACCCATATGTGGGCGCATCAGAAGATGGGCGTAGTGCCGGATGTGCTGACGCTGGGCAAACCGATGGCCAACGGCCACCCGGTCGGCGGCGTTGTCACCCGCAGCGAGATCCTTAACACCTTCCGCTCCGGCTACCGCTACTTCAACACCTTCGGTGGCAACCCGGTGTCCTGTGCCGCCGCCATGGCGGTGCTGGAGGAGATCGAGGACAAGAACCTGCTGGCCCATGCCGAGGCGGTCGGCGCCCATGCCCGCGCCCGGCTGAAGGCGCTGCAGGAGAAATACGAGGTCATCGGCGACGTGCGCGGCTCCGGCATGGTGTTTGGCGCCGAAATGGTGCTCGACCGGTCCACCAAGGAACCGGCCGCTGCCTTCACCGACCGGGTGATCAACGCCATGCGCCACCGCGGCATCATCCATTCCAAGCTGGGCCGCCACAGGAACACCCTGAAAATCCGCCCGCCAATGCCGTTCTCCAAGGAAAATGCGGACCTGTTGTTCAACACTCTGGACGAGGTTCTGGCCGAAACGCCGGTGCAGCCATGA
- a CDS encoding DeoR/GlpR family DNA-binding transcription regulator: MNQKTTNQREEEILRELHRAGGSCRVSALAEQLSVSNETIRRNVKTLEERRIVRKVHGGVHLNEDVIEPPFENRLSAHADVKTVLAQAVAETISDGDSVFLDIGSTTAYVALALRNHSNLFVVTNSVFVAQTLAMRNNNRVFLAGGELRAHDGGAFGAEALDLVRRLNVQLAVFSVGAVSSELGFMLHDLEEANIARIAAENAQVCIVVADSGKFNKRAPVSLDKMSAIDVFFTDSPPPDGIRAMLDKHEIETVVVKSEGG; the protein is encoded by the coding sequence ATGAACCAGAAAACCACCAACCAGCGAGAAGAAGAGATACTGCGCGAGCTTCATCGCGCAGGAGGGTCCTGCCGCGTGAGCGCGCTGGCGGAGCAGCTGAGCGTCTCCAACGAAACCATCCGGCGCAATGTAAAAACTCTTGAGGAACGCAGAATAGTACGCAAGGTGCATGGTGGTGTGCATCTGAACGAAGACGTCATCGAACCGCCATTTGAAAACCGCCTTAGTGCACATGCGGATGTGAAAACTGTACTGGCCCAGGCAGTGGCGGAGACGATCAGCGACGGAGACTCAGTGTTTCTGGATATCGGATCGACAACGGCCTATGTCGCGCTGGCACTCAGAAATCACAGCAACCTGTTTGTGGTAACGAACTCTGTTTTTGTTGCTCAGACGCTGGCTATGCGTAACAATAACCGGGTTTTTTTGGCGGGAGGCGAACTGCGTGCTCATGACGGCGGCGCCTTCGGCGCAGAGGCGCTGGACCTCGTGCGGCGCCTCAATGTTCAACTGGCGGTGTTCTCGGTTGGCGCGGTGAGCAGCGAACTGGGCTTCATGCTGCACGATCTTGAGGAAGCGAACATTGCGCGCATCGCAGCTGAGAACGCGCAGGTTTGCATTGTTGTGGCGGACAGCGGCAAGTTCAACAAGCGCGCTCCGGTCTCTCTCGACAAGATGTCGGCAATCGACGTCTTCTTCACCGACAGCCCCCCGCCGGATGGCATCAGGGCCATGCTGGATAAGCATGAGATCGAAACCGTCGTTGTCAAAAGCGAAGGCGGGTAA
- a CDS encoding ABC transporter substrate-binding protein, with product MRQNLKVLGAAALTATVTASSAWSADSADPIRLTLHDWSGQLINTKIMGSILQEAGYNVEYVQADYIAQFAGLKTGDLHLAMEIWETTGREALDEATATGKVINAGETGLMAIEEWWYPAYMKDRCPGLPDWQALKDCSEEFATAETSPYGRYVGGPVTWGGFDEERVEALELEFEVVHAGTDAALFAELESAYQRQDPIMLWVYVPHWAPAKYDGEFVEFPAYSAECYSDPSVGVNPDKAYDCGKPRGPIWKAAWAGLPEKWPGAYEIIQGYNLSNEEMSAMVGKADLEGVDIDTVVSDWMATNKDRWSGWISN from the coding sequence ATGCGACAGAACCTAAAAGTTTTGGGAGCCGCGGCGCTGACGGCCACCGTTACCGCATCCTCTGCTTGGTCGGCAGACTCCGCTGATCCAATCAGACTGACGCTGCACGACTGGTCCGGCCAGCTGATCAACACCAAGATCATGGGCAGCATCCTGCAGGAGGCAGGGTACAACGTCGAATACGTCCAAGCGGATTACATCGCGCAATTTGCTGGGCTGAAGACCGGGGACCTGCACCTGGCCATGGAGATATGGGAAACCACCGGGCGCGAAGCACTGGATGAAGCCACCGCCACCGGCAAGGTGATCAACGCAGGCGAAACCGGCCTGATGGCGATCGAGGAATGGTGGTACCCAGCCTATATGAAGGACCGCTGCCCAGGCCTTCCCGACTGGCAGGCCCTGAAGGACTGCTCCGAAGAATTTGCGACCGCCGAAACCTCTCCCTACGGCCGGTATGTCGGCGGTCCGGTGACCTGGGGCGGTTTTGACGAAGAGCGGGTCGAGGCGCTGGAGCTTGAGTTTGAAGTGGTTCACGCCGGCACTGATGCGGCGCTGTTTGCCGAGCTGGAATCGGCCTACCAGCGGCAGGACCCGATCATGCTGTGGGTCTATGTGCCCCACTGGGCGCCGGCCAAATACGACGGCGAGTTCGTCGAGTTCCCGGCCTATTCGGCGGAATGCTACTCCGATCCGTCGGTTGGGGTGAACCCGGACAAGGCCTATGACTGCGGAAAACCACGCGGCCCAATCTGGAAAGCCGCCTGGGCCGGCCTGCCCGAGAAATGGCCGGGTGCCTACGAGATCATCCAGGGCTACAACCTCAGCAACGAGGAAATGAGCGCGATGGTCGGTAAGGCGGATCTGGAAGGTGTGGATATCGACACCGTCGTCTCTGACTGGATGGCTACGAACAAGGACCGCTGGTCCGGCTGGATCAGCAACTGA
- a CDS encoding aldehyde dehydrogenase family protein produces MLNQNDINALRQLEVPVQGHFIDGKQQASLRGGTLEVTSPIDGRRLTELAEGTSADMERAIASARASFEAGHWARMAPAARKKVLMRLGDLIEERALELAVLGVRDNGTEISMAIKAEALSAAATFRYYGEAIDKVYGQVAPTADDVLALVHHAPVGVVGAIVPWNFPLMIGSWKIAPALAAGNSIVLKPAESASLSLLKIAELAIEAGVPPGVFNVVTGKGSVVGETLALSMDVDIIVFTGSGATGRRLLEYSARSNLKRCYLELGGKSPNIIFNDAPDLAEAAKVSAAAIFRNSGQVCVAGSRLLVQEDIAEDFIAEMSRHAEALRVGDPLDLNSQIGAVHSLAELEANLEFAARAEAEGAELRSGGKRILQETGGFYMQPTIMTGVKPQDNLFQNEVFGPVLAVTTFKNEEDAIRLANATTYGLSAGVWTANLSRAHRMVAGIRAGIVHVNTYGGSDLTVPLGGVKQSGNGHDKSLHALEKYSDLKSAWIQL; encoded by the coding sequence ATGCTGAACCAGAACGATATCAACGCCCTCCGCCAGCTGGAGGTGCCGGTGCAGGGACATTTCATTGATGGCAAGCAGCAGGCCTCCCTGAGGGGCGGCACGCTTGAGGTGACTTCACCCATCGACGGCCGGCGGTTGACGGAGCTGGCAGAAGGAACATCTGCCGACATGGAACGTGCCATCGCTTCCGCACGGGCTTCCTTTGAGGCCGGGCACTGGGCTCGCATGGCCCCTGCCGCCCGCAAAAAGGTGCTGATGCGGCTCGGCGACCTGATCGAGGAGCGGGCGCTGGAACTGGCAGTTCTAGGGGTGCGCGACAACGGCACCGAAATCAGCATGGCAATCAAAGCCGAAGCGCTGTCAGCCGCTGCCACCTTCCGCTACTACGGCGAGGCAATCGACAAGGTCTACGGTCAGGTTGCGCCAACGGCAGATGACGTGCTGGCCTTGGTGCATCATGCGCCGGTCGGGGTGGTCGGTGCCATCGTGCCCTGGAATTTCCCGCTGATGATCGGCTCCTGGAAAATCGCCCCGGCGCTGGCGGCGGGCAATTCGATTGTCCTGAAGCCGGCCGAAAGCGCCTCGCTCAGCCTCTTGAAAATCGCCGAACTGGCGATTGAGGCCGGTGTTCCGCCGGGGGTGTTCAACGTGGTGACCGGCAAGGGCAGCGTCGTTGGCGAGACCCTGGCGCTCAGCATGGATGTGGACATCATAGTCTTCACCGGCTCCGGTGCCACCGGGCGGCGGCTGCTGGAGTATTCGGCCCGCTCCAACCTCAAGCGCTGCTATCTGGAACTGGGCGGCAAATCCCCCAACATCATCTTCAACGATGCGCCGGATCTCGCTGAGGCGGCCAAAGTTTCCGCCGCAGCCATCTTCCGCAACTCCGGCCAGGTCTGCGTCGCGGGCTCCCGGCTTCTGGTGCAGGAAGACATTGCCGAGGATTTCATTGCCGAAATGAGCCGCCATGCAGAGGCCCTCCGGGTCGGCGACCCGCTCGACCTGAACAGCCAAATCGGCGCGGTCCATTCGCTGGCGGAGCTGGAGGCCAATCTGGAATTTGCCGCCCGCGCCGAGGCCGAGGGCGCCGAGCTGCGCAGCGGCGGCAAACGCATCCTTCAGGAAACCGGCGGCTTCTACATGCAGCCGACCATCATGACGGGCGTGAAGCCGCAGGACAATCTGTTCCAGAACGAGGTGTTCGGCCCGGTGCTGGCCGTCACCACCTTTAAGAATGAAGAAGATGCCATCCGCCTGGCCAACGCAACCACCTACGGGCTGTCTGCCGGGGTCTGGACCGCAAACCTTAGCCGGGCGCACCGGATGGTGGCAGGCATCCGCGCCGGCATCGTGCATGTGAACACTTACGGCGGTTCCGACCTGACCGTGCCCCTGGGCGGCGTTAAGCAGTCCGGCAATGGCCATGACAAATCCCTGCACGCCCTGGAGAAGTACTCCGACCTGAAGTCCGCTTGGATACAACTTTAA
- a CDS encoding tripartite tricarboxylate transporter TctB family protein — MTRIKYFQELFQRYRRPGDLVFAVMFLLFALFLLSQLGEQTKWVKRTKWFGQPSLWPSVAVWGMVVFGAFHLLGSMVSPRISGRLKEVVFWLRSLEYVLYFLAYVAIVPLFGYLPSTILFALFLTLRAGFRRPLHLALATLFATCVALIFRGFLQVKIPAGEIYQHLPEALRAFAMTYL; from the coding sequence ATGACACGCATCAAATATTTTCAGGAACTTTTTCAGCGCTACCGGCGGCCCGGCGATCTGGTTTTTGCCGTGATGTTCCTGCTGTTCGCGCTGTTCCTGCTGAGCCAGCTGGGTGAACAGACGAAATGGGTGAAGCGCACTAAGTGGTTCGGCCAGCCGTCCTTGTGGCCCAGCGTTGCGGTCTGGGGCATGGTGGTCTTTGGCGCATTCCACCTTCTGGGTTCAATGGTCTCCCCCCGGATTTCCGGCCGCTTGAAGGAGGTTGTTTTCTGGCTCAGATCGCTAGAGTATGTGCTCTATTTCCTGGCCTATGTCGCGATTGTTCCGCTGTTCGGCTACCTGCCGTCAACCATCCTGTTTGCCCTGTTCCTGACTCTTCGTGCAGGTTTCCGCCGCCCTCTGCACCTTGCGCTTGCCACGCTGTTTGCCACCTGTGTTGCGCTGATCTTCCGGGGATTTTTACAAGTCAAAATTCCTGCAGGCGAAATTTACCAGCATCTGCCCGAAGCGCTGCGCGCCTTTGCTATGACCTACCTTTGA
- a CDS encoding glycine betaine/L-proline ABC transporter ATP-binding protein, whose translation MTPKTKLSCRNVWKLYGANAREFLSSNPAPSGEDIRRAGIIGAVRDARIDIAEGEIFIIMGLSGSGKSTLVRCLSRLIEPTGGEVLFDGVDLLTASEQELIEIRRHKMGMVFQHFALLPHLTVLQNVMFPLTVQAAARTKAEAKAREVVELVGLKGREDYYPRELSGGQQQRVGIARSLVTEPDLWFLDEPFSALDPLIRREMQDEFLRLQARLHKTIVFITHDFEEAVRLADRIAIMKDGEIIQVATPEELVLNPATDYVAEFTRHIPRSKVLTVGGIMAPGSGEGEPVPATARVSEVAEQIIAADAPRPVCDAAGRIVGSIGRVAVARVLFGKETAA comes from the coding sequence ATGACACCCAAAACTAAATTATCCTGCCGCAATGTCTGGAAACTTTACGGCGCCAACGCGCGAGAGTTCCTCAGCAGCAACCCGGCACCCAGCGGCGAGGACATCCGCCGGGCAGGCATCATCGGCGCGGTGCGCGATGCCCGCATCGACATTGCGGAAGGCGAGATCTTTATCATCATGGGGCTGTCCGGCTCCGGCAAGTCCACCCTGGTGCGCTGCCTGTCCCGGCTGATCGAACCGACTGGCGGCGAAGTGCTGTTTGACGGCGTTGATCTGCTGACTGCCAGCGAACAGGAACTGATCGAAATCCGCCGCCACAAGATGGGCATGGTGTTTCAGCACTTCGCCCTGCTGCCGCATCTGACCGTTCTGCAGAATGTCATGTTCCCGCTGACGGTCCAGGCTGCCGCCAGGACCAAAGCCGAAGCCAAGGCCCGGGAAGTCGTGGAACTTGTGGGGCTGAAAGGCCGCGAGGATTATTACCCGCGCGAGCTGTCGGGCGGCCAGCAGCAGCGCGTCGGTATCGCCCGCTCGCTGGTTACGGAACCGGACCTGTGGTTCCTGGACGAGCCTTTCTCGGCACTTGATCCGCTGATCCGCCGCGAAATGCAGGACGAATTCCTGCGCCTGCAGGCGCGATTGCACAAAACCATCGTTTTCATCACTCACGACTTCGAGGAGGCCGTGCGTCTCGCAGACCGCATTGCGATCATGAAGGATGGCGAAATCATTCAGGTCGCCACCCCGGAGGAACTGGTGCTGAACCCGGCCACGGACTACGTCGCCGAATTCACCCGCCACATCCCACGCTCGAAGGTGCTGACGGTTGGCGGCATCATGGCCCCCGGCAGCGGCGAGGGGGAGCCGGTTCCCGCGACAGCCCGCGTGTCGGAGGTCGCGGAGCAGATTATCGCCGCGGATGCGCCGCGTCCGGTATGCGACGCGGCCGGCCGGATCGTCGGCAGCATTGGCCGGGTGGCGGTCGCCAGGGTGCTGTTCGGCAAGGAAACGGCGGCATGA
- a CDS encoding proline/glycine betaine ABC transporter permease, producing MRVRPTCQSTAAWGLVLATILLGWFGRDLAKALDARWLVKVPPSWDIPFDTYISAAMAWLMEEAAIGPVSFTDATRTIAWLIEQPYELALNLLAQGFLFGSGPEPQVLLPAASWIAVTGAVIALGHYCRSWGLAALVGACFAYLAVFGQWDSAMVTLASVLIAVPIGAGGGLLTGIWAYRHPLGERILSPLLDLMQTIPIFAYLVPILFMFGFGPVSALVATIIYATPPMIRITILALKAVDPEILDFGRMAGTTQRQLMWRVLVPSASQSLMVGVNQVIMLTLNMVIIASMIGAGGLGFDVLAALRRLDIGAGFEAGIAIVVLAIAVDRLSQAFAERMGQVRHTAPGSWTARNKRTVLVLCLLAVTWVLGRFSPLLLDYPQSQTITTGAFWNDAVKYLNVNYFDVFESVKVFFLHWFLLPIKKTLLGIPWPWAIAMLTLLGWRAGGWKLAAMCGAMSALIAVSGLWAKAMVTVYLCGASVILATLIGVPLGVLAALNRRAGIAINLLIDTLQTLPSFVYLIPVVMLFRVGDFTAMIAIVLYALAPAVRYAAHGMRSVSVELIEAGLVSGCTKWQLLRLVRLPMALPEILLGINQTIMLALSMLVITALVGTRDLGQEVYIALTKADTGRGLVAGLAIAFIAIIADRLVNAGARGARIRFGLESRT from the coding sequence ATGAGGGTGCGCCCGACCTGCCAGAGCACCGCAGCCTGGGGGCTGGTGCTGGCCACCATTCTGCTGGGATGGTTCGGGCGCGACCTGGCCAAGGCGCTGGATGCGCGCTGGCTGGTCAAGGTTCCGCCTTCCTGGGATATCCCGTTCGACACATACATCTCTGCTGCCATGGCCTGGCTGATGGAGGAGGCAGCCATCGGCCCGGTTTCCTTCACCGATGCGACCCGCACCATCGCCTGGCTGATTGAACAGCCCTATGAACTGGCACTGAACCTTCTGGCGCAAGGGTTTCTGTTTGGCTCCGGCCCTGAGCCGCAGGTTCTGCTGCCTGCCGCCAGCTGGATTGCCGTCACCGGCGCGGTGATCGCGCTGGGGCATTACTGCCGCAGCTGGGGGCTGGCCGCACTTGTCGGCGCCTGTTTCGCCTATCTTGCGGTTTTCGGCCAATGGGACAGCGCCATGGTTACGCTGGCCTCGGTGCTCATCGCGGTGCCGATCGGCGCAGGAGGCGGGCTGCTAACGGGCATCTGGGCCTACCGCCACCCGCTGGGCGAGCGCATCCTCTCTCCCCTTCTGGACCTGATGCAAACCATTCCTATCTTCGCCTATCTGGTGCCGATCCTGTTCATGTTCGGCTTTGGCCCGGTTTCGGCGCTGGTCGCCACCATCATCTATGCCACCCCGCCAATGATCCGCATCACCATTCTGGCGCTCAAGGCGGTCGACCCGGAAATCCTCGACTTCGGGCGGATGGCAGGCACCACGCAGCGGCAACTGATGTGGCGGGTGCTGGTGCCCTCGGCCAGCCAAAGCCTGATGGTCGGCGTCAACCAGGTGATCATGCTGACGCTCAACATGGTGATCATCGCCTCGATGATCGGCGCGGGCGGGCTTGGGTTCGACGTGCTGGCGGCGCTGCGCCGGCTCGATATCGGCGCAGGTTTCGAGGCGGGCATCGCCATCGTGGTGCTGGCCATTGCGGTGGACCGGCTGAGCCAGGCCTTCGCAGAGCGCATGGGCCAGGTCCGCCACACCGCTCCCGGTTCCTGGACCGCCCGGAACAAGCGCACGGTGCTGGTACTCTGCCTGCTGGCAGTCACCTGGGTGCTGGGCCGCTTCTCGCCCCTGCTGCTGGACTACCCGCAAAGCCAGACCATCACCACCGGCGCGTTCTGGAACGACGCCGTCAAATACCTGAACGTGAACTATTTCGATGTGTTCGAGTCGGTGAAGGTGTTCTTCCTCCACTGGTTTCTGTTGCCGATCAAGAAAACCCTTCTGGGCATTCCCTGGCCCTGGGCCATTGCTATGCTGACGCTGCTGGGCTGGCGTGCGGGCGGCTGGAAGCTGGCCGCCATGTGCGGTGCGATGTCTGCCCTGATTGCCGTCAGCGGCTTGTGGGCCAAGGCGATGGTCACCGTCTACCTCTGCGGCGCTTCGGTGATCCTCGCCACGCTGATCGGGGTGCCCTTGGGCGTTCTGGCAGCGCTGAACCGCCGCGCGGGCATCGCCATCAACCTGCTGATCGACACCCTGCAGACCCTGCCCAGCTTCGTCTACCTGATCCCGGTTGTGATGCTGTTCCGGGTTGGCGACTTCACCGCGATGATCGCCATTGTCCTTTATGCGCTGGCTCCGGCCGTCCGTTATGCAGCGCACGGGATGCGCAGCGTCAGCGTTGAGCTGATCGAGGCAGGCCTGGTATCCGGCTGCACCAAATGGCAGCTCTTGCGCCTGGTGCGGCTGCCGATGGCGCTGCCGGAGATCCTGCTGGGCATCAACCAGACCATCATGCTCGCGCTCTCGATGCTGGTGATCACCGCGCTGGTCGGCACCCGGGACCTGGGTCAGGAGGTCTATATTGCCCTGACCAAAGCCGACACCGGTCGCGGCCTGGTCGCCGGGCTTGCCATCGCCTTTATCGCCATCATCGCCGACAGGCTGGTCAATGCCGGCGCCCGCGGTGCCCGCATCCGCTTTGGACTGGAGAGCAGAACATGA
- a CDS encoding tripartite tricarboxylate transporter permease, with translation MDTLLSGLQILAQWDVVAALVIGSIGGVIIGALPGVGPAVAIAILLPATFAFEPIVGLTLLLGIYGSSMYGGAIPAILINTPGTPVNALTTYDGYPMTKRKEGHRALSLAYTASFFGGIFSVICLILLAPLLALVAPHFGSREIFLAAFMGILLVVVAHRGQTFAAGMLACFGIFLNTVGLEPVKYTKRFTFDQSWLSSGFDLIVVVLGLFALSQAFLLLIEKDHAPEEAHVQGSMLAGMKELLGIKRIATVSSSLGVLMGMIPGVGEFTAQFLSYTYAQKTSKTPDAFGNGSPEGLVASEAANNAVPGAAMIPLLALGIPGEALTAMMLSVFYVHNVIPGPQLFETQLDFVMAIYMALILLNVIVLVFLLFSTNLLLKIIQIPTRFLGMMILILSFIGVYSLRNSITDCAIAAGFGVFGLILKRLNLPIVPIILGMVLGGIMEVKLRAAMAAVKTPLDFISRPIAAIIFVMIIGILVLHIRTLIREQKAKQKPEPLGPDYEHSSQQG, from the coding sequence ATGGACACTCTGCTCTCCGGTCTGCAAATCCTCGCTCAATGGGACGTCGTTGCCGCACTGGTCATAGGCTCCATCGGCGGTGTCATCATCGGTGCCCTGCCGGGTGTCGGGCCTGCGGTTGCCATTGCTATCCTGCTGCCCGCCACCTTTGCCTTTGAGCCCATTGTCGGGCTGACTCTGCTCTTGGGAATCTATGGAAGCTCGATGTATGGCGGCGCAATCCCGGCCATCCTGATCAATACCCCCGGCACGCCAGTCAATGCGCTGACAACATATGACGGCTATCCGATGACCAAGCGCAAAGAGGGCCATCGGGCACTTTCTCTGGCGTATACGGCGTCTTTCTTCGGCGGCATTTTCTCTGTCATCTGCCTGATCCTGCTGGCGCCGCTGCTGGCGCTGGTCGCACCGCATTTCGGCAGCCGCGAGATCTTTCTGGCTGCCTTCATGGGCATTCTGCTGGTGGTGGTGGCGCACCGCGGCCAGACATTTGCCGCTGGAATGCTGGCCTGTTTCGGCATTTTCCTGAACACAGTCGGGCTGGAGCCGGTCAAATACACCAAGCGCTTTACCTTCGATCAATCCTGGCTGTCGTCGGGGTTCGACCTGATCGTCGTGGTGCTGGGCCTCTTTGCCCTCAGCCAGGCCTTTCTGCTTCTGATCGAAAAAGACCATGCCCCGGAGGAAGCCCATGTGCAGGGCAGTATGCTGGCGGGCATGAAAGAGCTGCTGGGGATCAAGCGCATCGCAACCGTCTCGTCCTCCCTTGGCGTGCTGATGGGCATGATCCCCGGCGTCGGTGAATTCACTGCACAGTTCCTGTCCTACACCTACGCTCAGAAAACCTCGAAAACTCCGGACGCCTTCGGCAACGGCTCTCCCGAAGGCCTTGTCGCATCTGAGGCAGCAAACAACGCTGTCCCAGGTGCGGCAATGATCCCGCTGCTGGCCTTGGGCATCCCCGGCGAGGCGCTAACCGCGATGATGCTGTCGGTGTTCTATGTGCATAACGTCATTCCGGGGCCGCAGCTGTTCGAGACCCAGCTGGATTTTGTGATGGCGATCTACATGGCCCTGATCCTGCTTAACGTGATTGTGCTTGTCTTCCTGCTGTTCTCGACCAACCTCTTGCTGAAGATCATCCAGATCCCGACCCGTTTCCTGGGCATGATGATCCTGATCCTGTCCTTCATCGGCGTCTATTCGCTGCGCAACTCGATCACAGACTGCGCGATTGCCGCCGGTTTCGGGGTGTTCGGGCTGATCCTCAAACGGCTGAACCTGCCGATTGTGCCGATCATCCTGGGCATGGTCCTGGGCGGCATCATGGAGGTCAAGCTCCGGGCCGCAATGGCGGCGGTAAAAACCCCTCTCGATTTCATCAGCCGCCCCATCGCCGCGATCATCTTTGTGATGATCATCGGAATCCTGGTGCTGCACATCCGCACTCTGATCCGTGAACAGAAGGCCAAGCAAAAGCCGGAGCCGCTCGGGCCGGACTACGAACATTCCAGCCAGCAGGGGTAA
- a CDS encoding phosphotransferase enzyme family protein — protein MTTAAVTASLSLWGMQGAQTRLIATRENQVYRVDHAGRAYALRLHRPGYRTDAELWSELQWMNAAAEGGLHVPAPIPSASGAFLHVADGIQVDVLTWLSGAPIGQTGADLDTADRNALFYGIGREMARLHAVSDRWTLPEGFSRWSWDREGLLGEDPLWGRFWENPSMTKEDRALFLALRSEANAELQRLEGNLDYGLIHADLVRENVMAEGDKLQLIDFDDSGFGFRLFDLATTLLKNMRETDYPALRDALIAGYMSVRVIDLGALDLFILLRSATYAGWIINRMDEPGSKVRNQRFIGTARVLARQYLARKGMRCSV, from the coding sequence ATGACTACTGCAGCCGTGACGGCATCCCTCTCCCTCTGGGGGATGCAGGGTGCGCAAACCCGCCTGATTGCCACCCGCGAAAACCAGGTTTATCGGGTCGATCATGCCGGGCGCGCCTATGCCCTGCGTCTGCACCGCCCCGGCTACCGCACCGATGCAGAGCTGTGGTCGGAGCTTCAGTGGATGAATGCAGCAGCGGAGGGCGGCTTGCATGTGCCCGCCCCCATTCCCTCGGCCTCCGGCGCGTTTCTGCATGTCGCGGACGGGATCCAGGTGGATGTGCTGACCTGGCTCTCCGGCGCCCCGATCGGCCAGACAGGCGCAGATCTGGACACAGCTGACCGTAACGCATTGTTCTACGGCATAGGCCGCGAAATGGCCCGGCTGCACGCGGTTTCCGACCGCTGGACACTTCCCGAGGGTTTCAGCCGCTGGTCCTGGGACCGCGAAGGCCTTCTTGGCGAAGACCCGCTCTGGGGCCGGTTCTGGGAAAATCCCAGCATGACCAAAGAGGACCGCGCGCTGTTCCTTGCCTTGCGCAGCGAAGCGAATGCGGAACTGCAACGGCTGGAGGGCAATCTGGATTATGGCCTTATCCATGCCGATCTTGTGCGCGAGAACGTGATGGCGGAAGGGGACAAGCTGCAGCTGATCGATTTTGACGACAGCGGTTTCGGCTTCCGGCTGTTCGACCTGGCCACCACTCTGCTCAAGAACATGCGGGAGACCGATTATCCTGCGCTGCGCGATGCTCTGATTGCCGGCTACATGTCGGTGCGGGTGATCGACTTGGGCGCGCTCGACCTGTTCATCCTGCTGCGGTCGGCAACCTATGCCGGCTGGATTATCAACCGGATGGATGAACCCGGATCCAAGGTCCGCAACCAGCGGTTCATCGGAACGGCCCGCGTGCTGGCACGACAGTACCTGGCTAGGAAAGGGATGCGCTGCTCAGTGTGA